From one Acidobacteriota bacterium genomic stretch:
- a CDS encoding barstar family protein, which translates to MTQWDHLFADPRRSGVYDLLPAAVPEFRRAAARSGLELFHLDLAGIDDKTAFLCAAADLLRFPPYFGSNWDAFEECLTDLSWLETEGYVLLVENPDSFRENAPEELATARDILDAAAAFWNEQGVRFFVGIVSAPRDKKDCEDKESQEEDDE; encoded by the coding sequence ATGACACAGTGGGACCACCTATTCGCCGACCCCCGCCGTTCGGGCGTCTACGACCTCCTGCCTGCGGCCGTGCCCGAATTCCGCCGCGCCGCCGCCCGCTCCGGCCTCGAGCTCTTTCACCTCGACCTCGCCGGCATCGACGACAAGACCGCCTTTCTTTGCGCCGCCGCCGATCTGCTCCGCTTCCCCCCCTACTTCGGCTCCAACTGGGACGCCTTCGAGGAGTGCCTCACCGACCTTTCCTGGCTCGAAACGGAAGGCTACGTCCTGCTCGTCGAAAACCCCGACTCCTTCCGGGAAAACGCCCCGGAGGAGTTGGCGACCGCGCGCGACATCCTCGATGCCGCCGCCGCATTCTGGAATGAGCAGGGGGTCCGCTTCTTCGTGGGCATAGTTTCGGCACCCCGGGACAAAAAGGATTGCGAGGACAAGGAAAGCCAGGAGGAGGATGATGAATAG